CATGTCAGTTGATATATGGGAAAATACAGGCTTTAGCAAATGATATTAATAGTTTCATTATAGTAAATAGGACATATTACAATATATTACAGAGCAAGCTGCATATTTCATGTTCTGTGTTGATAATTCCTTTATTTTGTGACAgttatatgtactttttttttttactgactttATGGTTGTAAGCTTTTACTTACTGTCTTTTCTGTTATGCTTGCAGCATACATAAATTCATCCGGCACCTGGATGGAAACTGTCTTGATTCAGAAggtaatgtgttttcatttatttaatcgGCCACCTGGGTGCTGTGAGCATCCCCTTTCACATGCATATGATCATTTAATCCTCTGGCCCCTACATTGTCGGGTCACCAATTTAGGAATAATGGCATAAATGTGAGGAAAGATGCATTTTCTGAGCTTTCCCTAAGGACTCATGATTAAAGTTCAAACTGGAGGTCATCAGCATGCATCAGTGAGGTGTTAACACAGCCTGCTGCAGGTCTCATGACACCAACAACCTCCTGATATATCCCTGTTAATCAGCCGTACAGAGTCAGTCTCATGTTTGTctcatgttgtttatgtgttgaATGTTATCTATGCAAGAGACTGAACATTGGAGCTGTTGTTTGGTATTTTGTTGAGTCAGTCAGCGTGAGAAAAGGGGGGGAAGAGAGGGCACAAAGGTCGTGTTATGTAATAGGCCAAAGTAATAGGTGCTGTAGAGGTGGACAGGGTTTTAtgggctttttcttttttgggatTATCCAGACCTTCCAGAGGACTACAACAGGAGATTACTTAGTGGTTTTGTTGTTAGAATTACTGTACACTCAGTGGTTTAAGTGATTTGTCAGCAACATTTTCAttagggaaaagaaaaaaaaaactgtattctGTAGTTTCTTATTGTCCACTGATCCcaaaaagagatgaaaaccTACATTGAATTAATCCTACTAAAAAGcctgatatacagtattttattcctctttgccatagagctccattgttgtccaaaaaacTATTAAAGTACATCAGTGAGCTACTACACAAGCTACTCTAGGTGTGTATTAATCCACTgttgaaaatagtccccaacaggagGCCATTTAAGAAGGTGAAATTGTATATTTGTGagccatttttaaatatttacatcttCTGTCTGAGCGCCAAAGACTGGGAAAGTAGTGAGAAACAGACTAGCAAACTGTGATTTTGGTCTCTCAATGGGATTtgttgaaaataagaaaaatatggaGCCTTCACTTTCAGACTCGCTGTGTCCTTAACAACTTTTGAAACTGTTTTTCCTCATGATAGGCATAGCTGAATGTTAACAGTCCCCTTAAACGCATTGTGACGTTCCAGTTACCTCTAAGTGCATAATTATAGTGCATTAATACAAATAATGCTGCTTAAAAATTTCATATGTGCACAGTGTACTTGCAAAATAAGGAAACTCATAGAGCAATTCAAattgatgatgatttttgatcACAAACAAATCAGCATAGACACAAGAAATTAACATTCAAAGGTTTGTCTTTAATTAAAATACTGGCATATTCGACAACACCATATAttggaaatacatttaaattacaatGCTTaatacaaaaatctgttttctgaaaatatactgtacattttgctAACAGACGCTGAgtcagaaatgtcagagaaaaatCTACGTTTATTCACATTCTTAATATAATCATCAACTCTTACTCTCATAAAAACAAGTTATTATGACTCAGAGGTATTTAAAGATGTAAATGACAATGTCCTTGgttcacagagaaacagaagtcTGCActtttgtcagaaaaaaattaaacccAAAACTATATCAATATAGTCCCAAAGGAAATATTACACTAGCTTTAACTTCTTGTCAATATAAAggataaacagaaacagattcaACAGTAAAAAACCTTGGTCTTCTAAACgtaagagggaaaaaatatcACCATCACAGTCCTAACAGTGAAATCcagtttttttaaacttgtgtttACATATCAAGTGTGCTAGAAAAATAAATTTGGTGCTATTACAGAAAGTGTAAAGCTTTGACAATTGTGCAAAGTACAACCAAAATTAAACTAAGACAGAGCAAACCTTAAAACATTTGTGCTCTTTCACTTCACCTTTAATTCACTGTGCTTCACAACTCCTTTTTTGGGATTTTAAAGTACTATGAAGGAGTGGTGAAATTTTTTCCATAACGCTAAACATGGCTCTCATCAGGTTTGGCTAGTGTGCTTAGCATTTTCAAGGAATGTCACTGGACTGTTGGCATTGAGAAAATTCCACTTTGTGCACTAACGTTAACTTAtatacagtgaaaataaaacagtaacactTTGTTACATACACTTCTTCTATAGCGTTGTACTTCTGAAAACctttatattaaaaacatttggcAAAATCTAAGCACAGGTATATTAGCTTGCATTTCCTTAAATCTGTCATGAgaacttcaaaacaaaaaaaaggtaaagTTGAACTGAAATTTTACAAAGAATTAAGCCTATATATCCTTCGCATAAATGTTTGATTCTCACTGATAGCCTACTTTTAGTACTgtaatttgattttgattttgaaattaGTGTGTAATATCACTTCAACCATGTGGGGAGCCAGCTTTGTTAGCAGTTATTAACTATTCTTTGACTTGAGGACTTTGTATGGTACTACTTATTGTTGTGATCTAAATCATTAGGTAAtctacagaaagagaaagaaaacttaaaagcacaatgattctcaggcaagttctggagTTATAAGGCgagtgctaacgttagctagttAGCCTAACTTGCAGCAGAGTGGGAAAAGCAGTTCATGTTAGCCGCAGTTTGACATATCAtaagtttctctctctgctaatATTGTGTGAATGCAGCCTGAGTGCACCACGGAATTTTATGAAGCTTGTCTCCTAGCAACACCTGCCCCCCAAGTCAACTGTTGTCATGGCAAAGGGCCCCACAGAATTCTGAAGCTGAAACAATGTTGCAACAAACATTCTATGTCCAGAAAAACGGAAAATAGCTGCTTTATAGTTTATGTTTCCTtacacaaaaagtgaaaaatttCAGTTCGACTTTAATAGCAGAATATCCTTGAATGAATTAACACCTCTTAAACCACAAAATTATGATGTTTTGTGTTAGCAGCAGATCTGTGCATCTGACTAAAGCACATAATGTAGTTACTGGTTTATATTTTTCCTCTTGCCAGTCATTCCCATGAAGATCTGAACCCACTGATGTGTTCTGACAGTCAAAGCTCCACCTGTATGTCATAAGGCAGCTTTAGTTTTTCAGTTAGATGTGGCGAAGGGCTGCAACTtaccattattttcattatggtttcattttctctattagtcaattaattgttttgtctgtaagatgtcaaaatttcaaggtgacatcttcaaatgtcttgttttagtTGATCAGTAGTCCAAGATGCAAAGTTATGCAGTTTactatgacaaagaaaagcatgaaatcttcacatttaagaagctggaaccagaacATTTGCTTGAATTATTATCAAAATacttgcagattattttctttttcatgcaATTAAGCAACTTATCGTTGCAGCTCAACAGTGTGCTGTAATTGATGAAGTGAATGGACGATTAGCTACATGATTAGGTTACCATATGTTGGGGAAACTACAGTAGGAGTGCTGCTCACTCCaatatgtgtattttatgtttcaTGTTTACTTATTACAATGGTAAACCTGCAGTGCAACAGACAACAGGAGCTTCAGGCAACAGTGGATTTTAACTCTTCATCGTCATCAGCCACATTGTGCCTTCATAAGAACTGGTATTATTCACCCACAGACATGGAATAGAAAGCTTATAAATACTACTGTGTCTTCTGTTTCTGGACAGCAGGGACGTCCAGCCCAAGGGTGCTTTTTCCAGAGAGGAAAGGGATGATCTTCTCGAACAGGAGGATGCAGCTCGCCACACCTGGACCCACATGTGGAAAACACAGGAGGTTACTGTGGTGGATAAACAGGAGCCAATCAGGCTCTAGCAAAGATATTTCAGGTATGGATTATTAAGAACaagtaaaatgacaaatataatgGGTGTAATGTGTCACTTGGGCTCTGTACCTAGGATTGGTCCCAGCCAGTAGACAAAGCAGTACTCCAGGTAGGTGTGGCCGCTGCAGGGGAACTGGATGGAGAAGGCCAGGACGGGGTTAAAGACAGCACCTGAAATACTTCCAcctgcagagagggagggagggtcaggtctgaaacatgaaacagcatCTAACATGACTgatttctcctttctttctttcttccaacTGATACTGTACTATCCGCTTGTTAAGTCTGATGTCACGACCCACAAAAATACTATTTCCTGCTTCACAGACCTTCGCCTGCAACCATTTCCTCCACGGTTCCCAAGAACAACggagtagttttttttttcccagatcTATCCAGacaacacaggacacagcactGCGACATCTTGAAAAACAGGAGAGCTTTGGCGAAGTTGGACCCGGAAACAGTATTTTGATCGGTCATGACATCACGTCACGTCATAATGCCAACAATAATTAAATCTCCAATTAATTCTCAcctttttttgtgtaaaatttgCAGCAGTAATTGCTCCTAACATGATTTGGGTCAGCTGAAGTAACGGTTTTAATCTGCTTCAGTTTAATTCTCAAGACCTTTTTTGtgtttagagctgaaacaatcagCCTGATAATCGCTCACGTGattcacaaaaagttatatAAATGCTTAAAGTTTATTGGTTCCAACTTTAGCCTCCAGCATGtgtaaatatttgctggttttccaGTTCTGTGTTggattaaatatgtttttgtgctCTGTTGGTTTGTGAATCCATGGAGAACCCTGTATGTGTATATTGTGCATAACCAGAATTAATTAAAATACTATAATGATATCACCACAGGTAAGTAACAGACCTGTGTAAACCAGAGCGGTGATGACAGCAGCGATGCAGTGAACTCTGAGTTTCTCGTCCACTCGGTGAACATGCATGGCCGCAGCCTGGACTATGAACGCGCAGGCCAGCTCCACGGCCGCGGCCTCCAGCAGAGTCCCACCGAGGGGGTCGAAGCATCTGTACCCGAACCGCTGGTGCCGGGTGTGGATGTCGGACAGACCCAGCGACCACACGGAGGCTGCGAAAAACTGCGCGGCGACCGCAGCTGCGAACTGGGAGCCTATGAGGACGACGGCCGCCTTGCCGGTTCTGGTTCCCCGGCAGACGCTCTCCAGAGCCCCGCTGGGGTTACACGTCGCCTCCCGGAAAGTTAAGAGGTGGATGACCGTCATGGTGTAGGTGAGGGTCAGGCTGACCGGCAGCTCCAGCCGGGCCGTCTCACCCAGCAGTTTGAGTTCATgcgtgcagcagcagagctggaaGGTGGACGCAGCTTCCAGCAGATAAATCCAATAATCCCCCGGGAACAGACGCGCTGCGGTCCGCCGGGCCGCCTCGCTGAGGAGCACCGCGGCTCCCAACACCGCCAGGGAAACCCACAGGTCGGTCATTTCTCCGGCTCTTCAGCGGCAGACTGACGGTTTGACCTAGAGGTACAAACCGTTCCTCCTGACGGGACCAACTTTGCTGAac
The DNA window shown above is from Lates calcarifer isolate ASB-BC8 linkage group LG20, TLL_Latcal_v3, whole genome shotgun sequence and carries:
- the LOC108893556 gene encoding aquaporin-11, whose amino-acid sequence is MTDLWVSLAVLGAAVLLSEAARRTAARLFPGDYWIYLLEAASTFQLCCCTHELKLLGETARLELPVSLTLTYTMTVIHLLTFREATCNPSGALESVCRGTRTGKAAVVLIGSQFAAAVAAQFFAASVWSLGLSDIHTRHQRFGYRCFDPLGGTLLEAAAVELACAFIVQAAAMHVHRVDEKLRVHCIAAVITALVYTGGSISGAVFNPVLAFSIQFPCSGHTYLEYCFVYWLGPILGVASCILLFEKIIPFLSGKSTLGLDVPAVQKQKTQ